Within Massilia endophytica, the genomic segment CGCCGACCAGCAGGAAGTGGACACCCTGTGGACGAAGCTCACCGCCGACGGCGGCTCGCCCGGCCAATGCGGCTGGCTGAAGGACAAGTTCGGCCTGTCCTGGCAGATCGTGCCCTCCGCCTTGCCGCGCCTGTTGAAGGATGGTGACCCCGAGAAGGCGGCGCGCGCCATGGGCGCCATGATGCAGATGGGGAAGATCGATATCGCTGCCATTCAGGCCGCCTACGACGGCAAGGCCTGATATTGAGCCAGATCTAACACGCGGGGAAAGCAGGGAACGCCTGCCGGTTCAGGCGATCGGATAGTTTTACAACCCTATCCGGAGAACGAAATGGACCGACATGAACAGGAGCCCGGCACGCTGGACGAACTGCCCGATTTCCAGCCGGAGAAGCCGGGCTTTCCCCTCTGGCAGCACGTCAAATCCACCAGCAGGAGCTTCACCATGATGGAGGCGGGGCAGGTCCTGCTGCAGGCTGGCGGCGAGATCGACAAGGATCCGGCAGCGGGCCTCTACCTCGACCTCGTGCTGGAAAGAGAGCTGGTGGGCAGGGCCGGGCTGCTGGGCCATGGCAGGCTCGGCGCCCGCGTCGAAAGCACGCTGTGGCTCGATGCAGGCGTGTACGAGTTCTCGACGGTATGGCGCTCGGACCGGCCGCTGGGAACCGTGCACCAGTTCTGGATGGCGCGGCCCGATATCGACCAGGACCCGCAGCATCAGTACAAGCTCAGCCTGGCCTGCAACGGCGGCCCGCTGTTCACCCGCCTCAGCTTCGGCCATCCGGCGCAGGTAAGGGCTGCAGCCGTGTACGAGGCCGAGCTGCTGGAGCCGGATTCAAAGATGGAGCTCTGGATGTACGCCCGCGCCTTGCCGAGCAACAGCGTCCAGTCCCTGGGTTACGACAGGCGCGCCAACGGCCGCCGCATCGAAAAGATCCAGCTCGCGAAGACGCTGTCCCTGCCGCCTGCCAGTCCCTACAACGGGGTGTGGCAGATCGAAACCGTGATGGAGAGCCGCAATGCGCGCCCCTCCGGTTCCGGCCTTGCGCTGCACATACGCTGAGGTGCGTCACCGTACAGACAGCAGTATGCCCGGGTAGCGAAACTCCTTGCAGGCCGGGCGGTCCGGCCGCGCTCCGAGGAGACTGCAATGGAACCGCATCAGATTCTGCTGACATCCACCATCCTGATGGCGATCACCGCCTTGGGCGGCATCGTCATGGCGCTCATCCGTTTTGGCGGCAAGCCCGCGCCGCCGTCGTGGCTGGCCATGCTGCACGGCCTGCTGGCGGCGGCGGGCCTGACCTTGCTGGCCTATGCCTGCGCCACCATGGCAGTGCCGGGCTTCGCCTGGTGGGCGCTGCTGCTCTTCCTCGCGGCGGCGGTCGGAGGCGTCGTGCTCAACTTCCATTTCCACCTGAAGCAGATACCCTTGCCCATCTGGCTGGTGCTGGTGCACGCTGTGGTGGCCGTGCTCGCCTTCGTCTGCCTCGCCCTGGCGGCTTTCGGGAGGGGCGGCTAAGCCGGGACTTCGCCGTCCGCCTTGGCGAGCGGTGCATTGGCGGGGCCGTGCAGCACCTCGCCCGTGATATCGAACCGGGAAGCGTGGCAGGGGCAATCCCAGGATTTCTCCACGCCGTTCCAGCGCACCGCGCAGCCCAGATGCGTGCACATGGCGGACACTGCGTGCGCTTCGCCCGTTTCGCTGCGGTAGACCGCCAGCAGCTTCAGGCCTTTGCGCAGCAGCCCGCCTTCACCGGGCGGAATCTGCCCGACCGAACTGACCTCGCCGCGCTTGAGCCAGTCGGCGTATTGCGCGAGCGTGTTGGCCTGCTCGGACAGGTACTCTCCCGCAGCGCGGAACATCTTGCGCGAGGGGTTGTAGATGGGCGCCCAGGGATTGAATTTGCCGCTGACCAGGTCGCGAATGATCATCGCGCCCATAGTGCCGTGGGTCATGCCGTTGCCCGAATCGCCCGTGATGAGATAGACGCCTTCGGCGTCCATGGGACTGCGGCCGAGGAAGGCCATGCCGTCCGCCGGCTCCATCACTTCGCCCGACCAGCGGTGGGTGATCTCGGCCGGGACGCCCACGTTCTCCCGTATCCAGCGTTCGATCTGGGCGAAACGGTGCTGGGGCTGGCTGTCCTGGCCGGTCTTGTTGTCCTGGCCGCCGACGATGAGGATATCGTGCTCCTCCTGTCCTGGCGGCGTCCACAGGCGCACATAGTAGTAGGGATCGCCGGTGTCCCACAGCAGCACATCGGGCATCACTCCACGCGGAATGCGCGCAGCCAGCACATAGCTCATGTAGCCCGACTGTTTCGTATGCATGACCACGCGGTCCTGGAAGGGCGTGTTGGTGGCCACGACGACGATGCCCGCGTGCACGGCGCCATTGGGCGTGACAACCACGTGTCCCTTGTCGTCCTGGTCCAGCTTCAAGGCCCGCGTACCGCCATGAATGGCGCCGCCCCGGCGACCGATTGCGCCGCACAGGCCCGCCAGATATTTGAGAGGATGGAAGCGTCCCTGCTGACCGAAGCGCAAGGCCGGTCCCGTATGGAAAGGCATGCCCGGCACCTGCGCCACGCGCTCGACTTCGACGCCCAGGCGCCGGGCGGATTCGAGTTCGCTGTCCAGTTCCGAAACGGGCGTGCTGTTCGACAGGATCAGGTAGCCGTCCAGCCGCGCGAAATCGCAGGCGATGCCTTCTTCCTGGACGATGGCCTCGATCTGGGCGGTGGCGCTGAAGTGGCTGTCGGCAACCAGTTTCGCGCGGTCCTGTCCGAAACGTTCCTCGATGCGGTGATAGCGCTCATCCGGCACGAACAGGTGTGCGGTGGTGCGGCCCGTTTCCCCGGCGCCGACGCCGGCGGCGTCGATTACCGTGACCGATCTTCCTTCCTTCAGCATCAACAGGGCGGCCGTCAGGCCCGCGATGCCCGCGCCGATCACGCAGACATCGCTGTGCACCTCGCCCTGCAGGGGCGGGAAGCTCGGCACGGCGGCTGTGTCCATCCACACCGAGCGGGTATGTTCCTGGCTTGTCATGGCG encodes:
- a CDS encoding VOC family protein; the encoded protein is MQKLTPCLWFNFNAEEAVDFYLSVFKDGKVLEVSRYGDAVPSLKGKVLTMRFVIHGQEFQALNAGPQFPFTEAISISVDCADQQEVDTLWTKLTADGGSPGQCGWLKDKFGLSWQIVPSALPRLLKDGDPEKAARAMGAMMQMGKIDIAAIQAAYDGKA
- a CDS encoding FAD-dependent oxidoreductase encodes the protein MTSQEHTRSVWMDTAAVPSFPPLQGEVHSDVCVIGAGIAGLTAALLMLKEGRSVTVIDAAGVGAGETGRTTAHLFVPDERYHRIEERFGQDRAKLVADSHFSATAQIEAIVQEEGIACDFARLDGYLILSNSTPVSELDSELESARRLGVEVERVAQVPGMPFHTGPALRFGQQGRFHPLKYLAGLCGAIGRRGGAIHGGTRALKLDQDDKGHVVVTPNGAVHAGIVVVATNTPFQDRVVMHTKQSGYMSYVLAARIPRGVMPDVLLWDTGDPYYYVRLWTPPGQEEHDILIVGGQDNKTGQDSQPQHRFAQIERWIRENVGVPAEITHRWSGEVMEPADGMAFLGRSPMDAEGVYLITGDSGNGMTHGTMGAMIIRDLVSGKFNPWAPIYNPSRKMFRAAGEYLSEQANTLAQYADWLKRGEVSSVGQIPPGEGGLLRKGLKLLAVYRSETGEAHAVSAMCTHLGCAVRWNGVEKSWDCPCHASRFDITGEVLHGPANAPLAKADGEVPA